From Cydia splendana chromosome 12, ilCydSple1.2, whole genome shotgun sequence, a single genomic window includes:
- the LOC134795699 gene encoding uncharacterized protein LOC134795699 isoform X1, translated as MILAVALALVFTFGATLMPNVTEESLIEHWKYDRETRRQVLHEKLSKALAEEDAKREKPCTATDWSLENFLEEYLAEAPHHSLYRPPDNETIDNLIENKDKALFHPYVFEDYFKKYGIDENKELEKNVIKTPDNWKFTDFIEKYEARTVWEQIKQEALIVGRNDTHDIKFFLLSKGLDSTDELLSLEVPRSGRRWNNQWPVPQPPHEDSLKNGDSKTLMYHMRQAIYHTRNRMQVMQQLREKYRATAVYKMGYLFAKTDYECKIFGSLAFKAFSDCSVTRYKIFGDHRVFKSYLDIAYSIERLLAKWFDVDIYKDLLISNDIIARKVLLKDKNLTTPEMIVEAFNQMFID; from the coding sequence TTGCATTGGTCTTCACATTTGGTGCCACACTCATGCCCAATGTTACTGAAGAGTCTCTTATTGAGCACTGGAAATATGACCGAGAAACCCGCCGACAGGTTCTTCATGAAAAACTTTCCAAAGCCTTGGCTGAAGAGGATGCTAAGCGTGAAAAACCATGCACAGCGACTGATTGGTCTCTGGAAAATTTTTTAGAAGAATATTTGGCCGAAGCTCCCCATCATTCTCTGTACAGGCCACCCGATAACGAGACCATCGACAACCTAATAGAAAATAAAGATAAGGCACTCTTCCATCCCTACGTCTTTGAagattatttcaaaaaatatggCATAGATGAAAATAAGGAACTTGAAAAGAACGTCATTAAAACTCCAGACAATTGGAAGTTTACAGACTTCATAGAAAAATATGAGGCAAGGACGGTATGGGAACAGATCAAACAAGAAGCGCTGATCGTAGGACGCAACGATACTCATGATATAAAATTCTTCCTATTATCGAAAGGCTTGGACTCGACAGACGAGCTGCTAAGTCTCGAAGTTCCGCGTAGCGGTCGCCGGTGGAACAACCAGTGGCCAGTACCGCAGCCTCCACACGAAGACAGCTTGAAAAACGGCGACTCTAAAACCCTCATGTACCACATGAGACAAGCCATTTACCACACCAGGAACAGAATGCAGGTCATGCAACAACTAAGAGAGAAATACAGGGCTACAGCGGTGTACAAGATGGGCTACCTTTTTGCTAAAACTGATTACGAATGTAAAATTTTCGGTTCTCTCGCATTCAAAGCGTTCTCAGATTGTTCGGTGACCCGATACAAAATATTTGGAGATCATCGTGTATTCAAATCTTACCTGGATATAGCGTACAGTATTGAGCGATTGTTAGCCAAATGGTTCGATGTGGATATATATAAAGATTTACTGATATCTAACGATATCATAGCTCGGAAAGTCCTGTTAAAGGACAAGAATCTAACTACGCCTGAGATGATTGTTGAGGCTTTTAACCAAATGTTTATCGACTAA